The following coding sequences lie in one Syngnathoides biaculeatus isolate LvHL_M chromosome 16, ASM1980259v1, whole genome shotgun sequence genomic window:
- the LOC133515056 gene encoding tripartite motif-containing protein 16-like, giving the protein MATSGGESREEPGVPCDSCMDEPGRAVKSCLTCLVSFCEDHLRPHLENAKFQSHRLVEPLRHVDARTCDVHRLPLERFCLTDGRCLCSDCCGQDHQGHTATSLGEARARIESEMRKKHQEINLSIVATDKAMGKLRSNNDSMTAAVQEVSAQVDQHFSRLQEAVAEARKRAAERLEGERRRALRQTEGVEAHLEQRKAELSKTLARLSKALRCECDVAFLQEYSEWKEGVEDVCFPNVSVTRLDHVNSYVPVVASVTRDLRDLILTSYDEKLSAISQGSLSQTPHVWLPVPKTAEDFSKYAKNLTFDPDTVHNFLRLTEDNTKVTNTSPWQHSYAEHPDRFEHWRQAMTSQSVYEGRHYAEAELSGEGAHVGVTYKSIERKGQESAGCITANDFSWCVGRNSRGLSAWHAGVETPVEAADVTRIGVYVDFRAGHVSFFQANGAMRLLHKYNANFIEPLYLAVWLSKKENVVCLVHTKNIIL; this is encoded by the exons CTTGCGACTCGTGCATGGACGAGCCGGGCAGGGCCGTCAAATCCTGCCTGACCTGCTTGGTGTCCTTCTGCGAGGATCACCTCAGACCTCACCTGGAGAACGCCAAGTTCCAGAGCCACCGACTGGTGGAACCTTTACGTCACGTGGACGCGCGCACGTGTGACGTCCACCGTCTTCCGCTTGAGCGCTTTTGTCTGACGGACGGCCGCTGCCTGTGCTCGGACTGCTGCGGTCAGGACCACCAAGGTCACACCGCAACGTCTTTGGGGGAAGCGAGGGCTCGGATCGAG AGTGAGATGCGGAAAAAGCACCAGGAGATAAATCTGAGCATCGTGGCCACAGACAAAGCAATGGGGAAGCTGCGGAGCAACAACGACAGCATGACG GCCGCGGTGCAGGAGGTGTCGGCGCAGGTGGACCAGCACTTCTCGAGACTTCAGGAGGCGGTGGCGGAGGCCAGGAAGCGGGCGGCGGAGCGGCTGGAGGGAGAGCGGAGACGAGCGCTGCGCCAGACGGAGGGCGTGGAGGCGCACCTGGAGCAGAGGAAGGCGGAGCTCAGCAAGACTTTGGCGAGGCTAAGCAAAGCGCTGCGGTGCGAGTGCGACGTCGCCTTCCTGCAG GAGTACTCAGAGTGGAAGGAAGGAGTGGAGGATGTTTGTTTTCCTAATGTCAGCGTGACCCGTTTGGACCATGTAAACTCTTACGTCCCGGTGGTAGCCAGCGTCACGCGAGACTTGCGTGACCTGATACTGACCTCCTACGACGAGAAACTCAGCGCCATTTCTCAAG GCAGCCTGTCCCAGACGCCGCACGTTTGGTTGCCTGTTCCGAAGACCGCGGAAGACTTTtcgaaat ATGCAAAGAATTTGACCTTTGACCCGGACACGGTGCACAACTTCCTGCGTCTAACAGAGGACAACACCAAGGTCACCAACACCAGCCCCTGGCAGCACAGCTACGCGGAGCACCCGGATCGCTTCGAGCACTGGCGCCAGGCGATGACGTCACAGAGCGTCTACGAGGGCCGCCACTACGCCGAGGCGGAGCTGAGCGGCGAGGGGGCGCACGTGGGCGTCACCTACAAAAGCATCGAGCGCAAGGGCCAAGAAAGCGCCGGCTGCATCACCGCCAACGACTTCTCGTGGTGCGTCGGGAGGAACAGCCGAGGACTCTCCGCCTGGCACGCCGGCGTGGAGACGCCGGTGGAGGCGGCCGACGTGACGAGAATCGGCGTGTACGTCGACTTCCGCGCCGGCCACGTGTCGTTTTTTCAGGCGAACGGCGCCATGAGGCTGCTTCACAAGTACAACGCCAATTTCATTGAGCCGCTGTATCTTGCGGTGTGGCTCTCAAAGAAGGAAAACGTCGTTTGTTTGGTGCATaccaaaaatatcattttgtaA